From the genome of Corallococcus macrosporus DSM 14697:
CAAGGACGTGCCGTATCAAATCGTGAAGAAGGACGGGCAGGTGCTCGACGTGCTGCTCTCCGCCATCTCGGAGCAGGACGCGTCGGGCCGGATGGTCCGCTCGCTCGCGGTGCTGACCGACGTGACGGAGCGCAAGCGGGCGGAGGACGCGCTCGCGGAGAGCGAGAAGCGGCTGCGCGCCATCCTGGACAACGCCAACGCCGTCTTCTTCATCCTCGACCGGCAGGAGCGCTACATCTTCGTGAACCGCGAATGGGAGCGGATCTTCCACCACTCGCTCCAGGAGGTCGCCGGCAAGTCCACGGCGGACCTCTTCTCCGGTGCGCTGGCGGAGCGCTTCCGCGAGACGAGCCGGGCTGTCTTCGAGTCGGGGGAGCTCATCCAGCGCGAGGAGCGCATCCCCCTGGACGACGGCGTCCACACCCACCTCACGCAGAAGTTCCCGCTCATCGACGCGTCGGGCACGACGTACGCGCTGTGCGGCATCTCCACCGACGTCACCGACCTCAAGCAGATGGAGCTGGGGCAACGCTTCCTGGCGGAGGCCAGCCAGGCCCTGGTGACGTCGCTCGACTCGGAGACCACCCTCCAGCGCGTGGCGGAGCTGGCGGTGCCCACGCTGGGCGAGCTGTGCGTCGTCTCCGTGCTGGACCGGGAGTCGGTGCTCCGGCCCGTGGCGGTGGCCGCGAGCGCTTCGGAGGGCTGCCACCGGGTGCGCGAGTTCCTCCAGGAACATCCCCCCGTGCGCGGCGCGCGGCAGGGGCCCTATGTCGTGCTGGAGACGGGGCAGGTGGCGTCGTCTCCGCGCGCCTCGGGGCTGTTGGACCCGGAGGGCTTGAAGGACGCAAAGTGGAGCGCGGTGCGGGCGCTGGAGGCCCGGGCCTCGCTCAACGTCCCCCTGCGGGCGCGGGGCCCCATCCTGGGGGTGCTGTCCGTCGTCTCCGCGCAGCCGGGGCTCAACTATGGCCCGCAGGAGCGTTCCCTGGCCGTGGAGCTGGGGCTGCGCGCGGCCTTCGCCATCGAGAACGCGGAACTCTACCGCGAGGCCCAGGAGTCCATCCGCGCCCGCGACGAGTTCCTGTCGATTGCCTCCCACGAGCTCAAGACGCCCGTCACCTCCATGAAGCTGCGCGTGCAGCAGCTTGGGCGCACCCTGGCGCGGCAGGACTCGGGCCAGGTCCCGGCGGAGAAGGTGACCGCCATGCTGGACGTCTTCGGCGACCAGCTCCGGCGGCTGTCGCACCTGGTGGACCATCTGCTGGACGTGTCGCGCGTCAACGA
Proteins encoded in this window:
- a CDS encoding PAS domain S-box protein, translated to MDHLEDSTWMSMPLAREGGPRFEGRMRSDEEGGSPLGILEAVFLSMGDGVAVVDRHGRFVLLNPMAQQIFGALPPADLPLSQWSRYFGIYLPDTVTPHPVERLPLSLALLRGEAVDQAEVFVRNQRHPNGLWLLVGARVLTDAEGEMYGAVSVFRDITAIKQTEAALRAEEEKFRSLYKNTPAMMHSIDAEGRLVSVSEYWLRTLGYSREEVLGRRSVDFFTPESRRYASEHVLPEFFQTGACKDVPYQIVKKDGQVLDVLLSAISEQDASGRMVRSLAVLTDVTERKRAEDALAESEKRLRAILDNANAVFFILDRQERYIFVNREWERIFHHSLQEVAGKSTADLFSGALAERFRETSRAVFESGELIQREERIPLDDGVHTHLTQKFPLIDASGTTYALCGISTDVTDLKQMELGQRFLAEASQALVTSLDSETTLQRVAELAVPTLGELCVVSVLDRESVLRPVAVAASASEGCHRVREFLQEHPPVRGARQGPYVVLETGQVASSPRASGLLDPEGLKDAKWSAVRALEARASLNVPLRARGPILGVLSVVSAQPGLNYGPQERSLAVELGLRAAFAIENAELYREAQESIRARDEFLSIASHELKTPVTSMKLRVQQLGRTLARQDSGQVPAEKVTAMLDVFGDQLRRLSHLVDHLLDVSRVNESRVDLRREEMDLAAVARDVSGHLRGQMGRARCAFELVAPTPVIGRWDRLRMEQVMINLLTNAMKYGAGGPIRMEVSRVGAGARLRIQDHGVGIPLEAQSRIFERFERAASRNYGGLGLGLFISRRLVEAHGGTIRVESQPGHGATFIVELPLEPPPP